Part of the Brassica oleracea var. oleracea cultivar TO1000 chromosome C8, BOL, whole genome shotgun sequence genome is shown below.
AATCTTTTATTTGGCTTTGTTTGCAAATAAAAATAAAGAAAAAACAACGCGGAACAGAGAGAGAGAGAGAGAGAGAGAGAGACGAAAAGGAAGGAGAAGAAGCAGAGAGGGAGGGGTCCATTAATAACATTTGTGTTGTTTCAGAGAGATGAATTCAAAGACAGAGTTTGTTCTTGTTCGATAAAAGGGATTATTAATAGATGAGTTGGAGGAGAGTGCTCAAGTCGATACAAGCCTTGGCGGCTCACACTTTACTCTTCTCTTTCACGCTATTGCTTGTTCTTAAGCTCGATCACACCGTCTCCTCCTCGTGGTGGTTAGTCTATCTCTCTCTCTAATCTCCTTATCCACCACGCTCTAGAGTCTCTCTCAATTGTCTGAAATTGGGTGCATGAATCAATTTAAACATCTGTTCGATTTCGATCTTTACTTTCGATGGGCAACAATCGTTTTTAACCCGTTGAATTTCGAAGAAGCGAGAGATTGTCTCTCTCTCTCTCTCTGGAATATAAAGTTTCGGTCTTTTTTTTTTTTTTTCAGTTTTTTTAAGACATTGAAAGTCAGTTTCCTTTTCCCCTTAACTTGAGAAGTTATGTTTATGGTGGTTATATGTAGGACGGTGTTTTTGCCGCTGTGGGCTTTTCATGCAGTTGTTGCGAGAGGAAGGTTCTCCCTTCCTGCTCCTGTTGCTCCTCGTAACCGTCATGTATGTATATGCTCCTTTCTTTTTTTTTTGCTTACCTCTTTTAGCAAAATGTTACTCAAAGTCCTCCTTATGATGTTTCCACTAATCCCAGTGATTACTTTTTTGTTTGTACAGTGGGCTCCATGTCATGCTGTTGTCGCAACACCCTTGCTTGTAGCATTCGAACTGCTCCTTTGTATATACCTCGAGAGTTCTTATGGTAAATAACCTCTTACCTTCATATGTCGCACCTCCAGGGGTTTTGTTTGGGTTATAGCATTTAAAGCCTCTAGTAATCTAGTTTCTTGGCATGGGAGCATGATGATTTAATGAAAATGATGGCTCTGACTGATTCTCAAAGTTTTGTCTTGCTACCGTTTGATTTTGGAGAATATGTATCGCTAAGTTTGGAGCACCTCACAAACGTAGTTTGAATTTGTATGAAAGAATTGTTGTTCATTTTCTCCCATTGGATTGTGACCTATTCTATCTGAAATGGCAGGTAGCTGGCCACCAGCTGTGAGTTTGAAGATTGCATCCCTACCGTTATTGGCATTTGAAGTAACCATACTGATAGACAATTTGAGGTACTATTGAAACATTAAATGTTTACTACTCTACTTCAAAAACTTCTACATTCCTTTTATTTGTCTTTTCAACACATACCAAACTTAACCATATAAGTTTGGAGCTCCTAATTACAGCAAGATTTATTTCAGGATGTGTCGAGCATTGATGCCAGGAGACGAAGACAGCATAAACGATGATGCAATATGGGAGGCACTTCCTGTAAGTCCACGCGTGTCACGTAAATTATCTGCTTTAGGCTTGTTATTCTTTGATTTTGCAATTTGCTTAAGTATTTAGGTAAGACATATATATATGTTACACATGAATGACAAACGGTCTCTAATTTTCAAATAACACAACTTTGGATTGAGATTATCAATTCATGAACTTAGGATTGGGATCTGTTTTCTCTTCTGTTGATGGTCTGAACGTAAAGTAAACAGTTTAGATGATTGTTTCCTTGTTGCCTGCAGCATTTCTGGGTTGCTATTTCTATGGTGTTCACCTTGGCTGCTACAATCTTTATCCTCCTGAAGCTTACTGGTAATGTTGCATCTCTTGAATGCTTTGCCTAAATAGTTTTCTTACTTGATCTCTCTGCCTTCTGAAGTCTTATCTTCATAGATAATGTTTTCGCGTTCCCTTCCTTCTTATCGGCCCTCCTTGTTTTATTTTTTAATACTCAGGCGATGTAGATGCACTCAGCTGGTGGGATTTATTTATAAATATTGGGTATGCTTTGTCCTTCTTGTTTTATAGTACTCGGTCATTTTTGTGGTTGGTGGAAGTGAGCATGAAAGTGATATATGTGAAAATGTTCTGCCTGTAGAATCGCCGAGTGCTTTGCTTTCCTTGTTAGTACAAAATGGTCCAACCCAGTGATCCACAGAAACTCACGGGCCCGAGAAACAGGGTCATCTTCTACCGCTGTTAGATATCTTGACTGGAACAGTGGCCTCGTAGTTGCTCCAGAAGAGGATAGGCTCCAAGATAGAATGTGTTGTGGTCTACAAGATATTGGCGGTCACGTGTTGAAAATTCCCGTCATTGTATTTCAAGTCGTCCTTTGCATGCATCTAGAGGTATACACCATATGTGTCTCTTCTCTTACCATTTTGACATTTGCTAAAAGGGCGATGATGGTTTGGACTTTGAAGGGGACACCTGAAAGAGCAAAGGATATATCTATTCCAGTCCTGTTTTCTCCACTATTCCTATTGCAAGGCCTCGGTGTTCTCTTTGCCGCATCTAAACTAACAGAGAAGATCGTCGTCTTACTACGAGGGGAAGCTGGTCCAGGGTTGTATTTTAGATTTTCATCAAGAGCCCATGATTGCTTGGGGTTCTTGCACCATGGTTCCAGGTGACAAACACGTTTCTTCTTTTTCTCATAGGATTAGATTTACAAGATTGTATACTAACAGAATACTCTTTACTTAGGCTATTAGGTTGGTGGTCGATTGATGAAGGAAGCCGAGAGGAACAAGCTCGACTGTACATGGATGGAGAATCTGGGTTAGTTAGCTTAATATAATCTTCTATATGGTCTAACCAAAACTGCTGTTGAGCCTGATGAAGATTGGTGATAATATGCTTGTGCAGTTACAATACCTTCAGTGGTCATCCGCCTGAGATAGTCAAGAAAATGCCTAAGGAAGATCTTGCTGAAGAGGTAACTTCACTTCTTTTTCTTTTCCAACTCAATCCTGATGATATGAACTTTAGGTTGTCAAGTCTTGTGCCTTGTAGTTGCTATATTGCTAAGTTTTATTTGCATTTGGTTGCCCTCTAGGTGTGGAGACTTCAAGCCGCTCTTGGTGAACAAACCGAAATCACAAAATTCAGCCAGCAAGAATATGAAAGACTGCAAAATGTAAATTTTTCTCCTTCCTCCATGCTCTACTGTGTATCTTCAGTATTTTCCCTGTCGTTTCTTCTTTCCTCGCTGGCTTAATCCTGTTCCTAATGTGTCTTTGCACCAGGAGAAAGTGCTGTGTAGGGTTTGCTTTGAAAAAGAAATCAGTTTGGTATTGCTTCCATGTAGACACCGTGTTCTCTGCAGGTATAACTTAACACATATTACACTTACTCAAGTTTGCATTAAAGAAACTAGGAGCCCGTGAGGTCATATCGATATAATTAGATCTCATAGCTGACTCAGTTGCCATGTTCATCATATGTTGTTTCTGTACCATTCTTTTTGTTGTTGCAGAATCTGTTCAAACAAGTGTACAAAGTGCCCAATATGTCGTGTAGCAATTGAAGAACGACTACCTGTATACGACGTATGACTCCGTCTAACTTTGGCCAATGTTAGACAGTAGGATTTGAGGTTGATGCTCCAAACAATCATATTCCTAAACTTTTGATGTGTGTTTTTGCTGAATCTTTTTATTTGTCTGATCAGCATCAAGTATAAAAATATAGTTGTTACATCTCTTTTCATGTAGAAACCTCATCCATACATTTGTAACAACAAACCTCATACAAAGTTTGTATAATAATATGCTTCTCCCTTTTTGTATTCCATTTTGTGTAGATGACTTCAATAGTTGACTTAAAACATAACCATATATACACTGTTCTAAGCCACAGTCGCGAGAACAAAAGAAACTACAAACAAGCCACATGTAACTTTCTCAAAGCCTAGATGTTTCAATTTTCTTCTTCAGCTTCATCCCC
Proteins encoded:
- the LOC106311614 gene encoding uncharacterized protein LOC106311614 codes for the protein MSWRRVLKSIQALAAHTLLFSFTLLLVLKLDHTVSSSWWTVFLPLWAFHAVVARGRFSLPAPVAPRNRHWAPCHAVVATPLLVAFELLLCIYLESSYGSWPPAVSLKIASLPLLAFEVTILIDNLRMCRALMPGDEDSINDDAIWEALPHFWVAISMVFTLAATIFILLKLTGDVDALSWWDLFINIGIAECFAFLVSTKWSNPVIHRNSRARETGSSSTAVRYLDWNSGLVVAPEEDRLQDRMCCGLQDIGGHVLKIPVIVFQVVLCMHLEGTPERAKDISIPVLFSPLFLLQGLGVLFAASKLTEKIVVLLRGEAGPGLYFRFSSRAHDCLGFLHHGSRLLGWWSIDEGSREEQARLYMDGESGYNTFSGHPPEIVKKMPKEDLAEEVWRLQAALGEQTEITKFSQQEYERLQNEKVLCRVCFEKEISLVLLPCRHRVLCRICSNKCTKCPICRVAIEERLPVYDV